TTTTGTCAGTGCGGCCTCAGGCGCTGTATGGGCGTTTTTAACAGATACGCTAAGCTATTTTAGCACTCTCTTCGTTACCAGCGTGGAAATAACTAGTCGAGATGAGAGCTACAGCTGGCTGATAGAATGGTTAAATGATCAGTCCTGGGCTGCCAACTACCGCAGGGTAACACTGCTGACGCAATATGTCGTGCGCAACGAAAGACCGTCCCTCTTATTTACACCTGATGTTGGAAAGCATTTCTTTTGGTACAAAGGGTGCAGGATTTGGATGAAGAGAATGAGAGACTCCGGTCCGCAAGACACCTATTCAGCATATGGTAAATATTCGTGAGGATGATTTGTCAAAACCCCCATAGAAACTGCTATGTCATAACCCGTGTTTGAGACGTCTGTTTGATCGTACTGTACAGTTGAGTTTGACAGGAAGTCATTGTGTTTTTGCACATTTGTTATTCATAGAGCCGCTTTTTTCTCCCCCGCTGTAGCTGCCCCGGAATCCTTCAGGGTTCGGCGATCACTGCGATACAATCGAACGTGCGCTTGAGACAAGGTTGATTGAGCTCGATGCTCGTGTTTATTTTTGGCATAACAAAAATTGATGTGCTGATGCGTCCGTGTTTGTATGTGTCGGTTTGACAGCCAGCATACATAACTCACTAGTTTTTTTCTTATGAGGTACAAACCATGAGACGGTTACCCTCATGGCGTGGGGGAACAGGCGTAACTTGATTGAAAAGCTTGTGTTGGAAGCGATGGAATACTCGCTCAAAAAAGAGCAAGCAAGAACGTCTATTTATATTCGCTTGCACGGAGCGTGGCAAAAACAGAACGAGCTGGTGCCAAAGAGATCATTGAAGACTGTTTTTTTAGCAGAGGGAATCAAAAAATCCATAGTTAGCGACGTGGAAGAGTTCTTGGCCTCCCAGCAATGGTACACCGAAAGGGGAATTCCGTATCGACGCGGGTATTTGCTCCATGGCCCGCCTGGAACGGGGAAGACAAGTCTCGTTACGGCAATTGCGGCCCATCTAGATATGAGCATCTCAGTGATCAACTTGAACAGCGCCGATATTAACGATACAGAACTCCTGGTGATTTTCACGGACGTGCCTACGAGACGGTGTTTGTTGCTCATAGAAGATATTGATGCGGCTTTGGTGAGCAATTCGCGCACTAAAGAGAATTCTGGCTGCTTGGGAAAAATCACCTTGGCTGGTTTGTTGAATGCCATCGATGGGGTCTCGAAACAGCACGGTAGGGTGTTGTTCATGACGACGAACCACATTGATGTGTTGGATTCAGCGCTACTGAGGCCAGGAAGAGTGGATGTCATTTCTGAGCTGGGATTGGCTGATCGCCACCAAATTCGGCAAATCTTCGCTAGCTTTTACCCAAGTCAGGCACATCTTGCAGAAGAGTTTTCGAAGTTAGTTCCTGAAAAGACGCTGAGTATGGCAGCCATACAGGCGCACTTATTACAGTACAAAGGCAACCCTACCGGCGCACTTGCCAATGCCAAAAACATTAAGCCTGCAATAGATTAGAGTAGGACGCGTTCTGAGTAGGCGATTTTCCGAGGGAAAAAAAGCACTTGAGGGATAGTGTACAAGGGGGAGAATATATGCGCTGTTAAATTTATTTTAGATACTAGGAGAAGATATGTGCCacacaagcaaatatttttttttaaaagcgtTACAGAAAGTCGGCGCAAATTCCGAAGTACCACCTTTTAGGTTGGTCTCTGCTGGAAAACAGCAATGGGATAGAGTAGAGCAGGTCAAGTTGGGCAAATGCGAACTTTGCAGAGACGCCGAGACCGACCGACGCTCTAATCaagtcgcagccgccgcttctagACAGCCAATTGCACATCCCTTGGTCTTGAGTGGTCCCAAAGCAAGACCCGATTTGACAGAAGCTCCGGGCGAAGATACTGGAGGCAGCGTGTTCGAACATGCGGTAGGTGAAATGCATTGCTAGCGTCCAGTAGTGATCACCTCTGTAGTGGCCTCTTCCGAGGCGTGGACCCACACCATAATACCGAAACCCGTAGAAGGGGTTTGTCTCCGAAAATGAAAATCGATCGCTGATTTTAGAGGTAGTACCAAACAAACTCTTCAAGGTACCAGCTCGAGCTATTAGATGAAAAGCGCATGTGGATGAGAGTTTGTAATTTATATTCGAATTAACTTCTCCTTTTACATGGTAGACGTCTCCAATAAGACCAGCGAGTTCGGTTGAGAGAACGATGCGAGATCCTTTAGTCGGGATAAGGCGACTATCTCGGGTGTCCTTGATCCAATTGTAGTAAATCGAACTTTTCAAGTGACTGCCCCCTTCAAAGGTGATACATTCATCTGATTCTGGCATGATGTCGGTATTCTTAAATGCTGCCTCGTATCCGAATTGGTGTCTGCCCATTTGATAGGAAGGGGAGATCAGAATTTGGTGCTCGATGAAAGAGGAAACTTTAGAGTAGTCGTGCACCAAGTTGGTCACTCGAAAATGAATACTTCTCTCTCCTACGGGGTAATTGAGCAGCATTTTTTGGAAGTCGAAGTTGTACCTGCTCTTGCCAGATGTGGTCATATAGCTTCCTGAAATGGTTTCATAGCCGCCGAAGTAATTCTTCAGATTGATGCTGGCCTGAACAGCGGCCTTATGTCCCTCATTTGAGACATTGACCTTCATCTCCAGTTGGTTTTTTTTCCGAATTATCGATTTGAGAACGCATCTCGAAGGCGCGGTGGTTAAGGACTCCAATAAAGATTTCTTGCTCACATCTAATTCGAACTTGAAGTCATTCGTTTGACAGCCCAGCGCCCTCAGGTCATTCAAGACTAATTTCAGCTTGTTATAAAACGCGTCGATGTCTTGGTAGCTGCCGAGCAATGGATCTACTATGATTTTATCGTTGATCCAGGACTTCGTGGCAATGCCTCGCTTGATTGCATCTATCCATCCCTTCAGCCCTTTTCGACGCGCGCTTTCGTCGGCGTACTCGATTTCGACTCGTTCGACTATAAACGGGGCATCAAGCTTTCAAATTTTAGTTAAGATAGGCCCTTGCTTTGAAAAAGACAGGTTTACTTGTGATCGGAACAGAAAAAAAAAGTTGATGGTTTTGCATACTTTATCTCCTTTCATCAGCGATTCGAGCTGTTATTTGACCGACGTCGGAATATCGAAGATGATGCGCAGGAATGATGCGGGGATCCGACTTCACGCCAGAGCCGTGTCCTTTGCAACACTAACCGCAGGGCAGAGACTAAATTGAAAGAGAGGCCTTACAAGAGCAGTAGGAAAAATTTTTTTGAGGTGCGGGTACAGTTTTTTTCGGGCACTTCCGTCGTTATCAAAAAAACGCGCCGCAACGAAGTGGCACATGAAAGGCGTTACGCGTTGTTTTATATAGTAACTATTTAGAGTGACAACAAGGTGTGGCAGCATATTGCGAGAAGCAGATACGTCAAGTCAGACGAGTCAGAGAAGGCGGAGTCGAAAGACCAGACCGCCATTTATCGAACAGCACTTCGTACCGATTTTCGGTTTCAGGGGTCGCCGACCGAATTGATTTACCGCCATGGATGACACATTGTTTCTGAAATGGTCTCTAGTCTGCCGGCTCGCACATTAGATCAAAGTTTCGAAAGATGTTTCTCAGCGTTTCTACCAGGTAGAAAAACAGGGCTGAATTAAACGCCATGCGTTGAATGGCCTGTGAGAATCCACCAGCAAATCCGATTAATTTCTCGTGTCTGTATTGAGCAGAAAATAGAAATTAGAAATTTGCGTCAAATAGCTAGAACTTTGTGTCGAATAGCTGCTACATTGAGAGGAGACATACTTATAAGTTTTAACGACAGCGTCGAAAAAGCCGCTGTAGTGGTCACTCGAAACCACATGGACGTTTTGTTCCCGTAACCTCGCTTTGATGACAGATAGGGGCTGAGTGGAGATGGTAGCCAGGATTTTCGAGAAACCGCCAGCGAAGAATGCCTCCCAGCCGCGAATGGATCTATCTGGGTTGCCAGCGACTAAACATCTAGATATAGCATCATAAGTGGATATCTGCACGGCGCCGTGATAGCTCGATATGATGGATGGTACGAGGCCTTTGTAGAACGCGCTGAAACCCTCTTCTGCCCAAATCTTTCTAAAAGCGTCTGTTTCGATTGGTTTGTGTCAACGGATCTATTTCAGCTGAAAAGGCTGCAATGAATTGTGTGTCACAGGTCCACGGCGCACATACCGATCatcccattgtagtgtttggccgTTCCTGGAGGCACGCAATTGACATATTGAAGCTGTAGTCTGGTTTTGACTACCCATATCGGATTGGTGATTGGTGCCAGAACGGCGCCAACGATCGTTCCAATTATTAGGGTGGAGGTGGTGCCTGTGTGACCGCTTTTCTCTGCTCGATTTTTTAagtttgtgtaactgaaatttgtcAGCTCAGAATATTTTTCCTCTGGACGTATACAAAAGTGCCAGCATACCCATACAGGTATAGAGACCAAGACATAGATGCACCAATCAGAGCTGGAACTATGCCCTCATAAAGGCCTCTGATACCCTGCCTTTGCACGATGTTTTTGAAAGCGTGAATTGTGCTCTTATATCTTAAGTGAATACTCTTTTTACCCTGAACTACGTCATGACGTGTACACAAAAAAGGCATGCTGTGTGAGCGATCTTTTTTTTGCTGAGTATGCATTGAGAGAGACCGCCATACCTTGAAACCTGGTTCTTATGAGGTCTAGGGGATAGGTCATCGTAGTCGTGACGGCGCTGGCGATGCCCGCCGCGTATCCGTGCCCCTTAGATGTAAGTTTTCGGCGATGGATTGATGGTTCTTCATTTGAGGTTACGGAATGTTTCATAGGCACGTATTTTTACTTATGGCAACAAGAAACGGCCGATAAGTTGCATGAAACTAAACAATAATAGTCAATGTTTTTAGAAAAGATGCATATAAggtaacttttttaatattttggtgaCATCGGTTTGTCAAAGAAGTCTTAGTTTCGACAAGTAAGACTGTTCCGAGAGCACTAGAACAAGCAAGCTTGACTGGATTTTCCAGATTGAACGCAGTGTCTGATACCCACTGTTAGCTGAACAGATTCaaaaaagagattttttttcacAATTGATATATAGGGAGCCAACGTATGACATGTCGGCCTTTTGGCGTCTCAGTAGATTAGTTGTTTTCTTTCACGAGGCCAACTGTTGTTGAATTTGCAAAGTACTCCTGTTTTCGAACGTTGATGCCGTATGTTTCTAATACTGGAAGCAGATCCTCTGTTGTCATAACCATTTTACTGTCCTGTGGTATTGACGGCAGATTGAAGTTAGACGTGTACCTTAAATACATTCGGAGCTTTTATTACCACGAACCTTGCGCTTTTGGGCGGACTTCATTTGCTTATGGCGCTGTAGAACTTCGTTAGCAATGTCCGCAATAAAATTTTCGGCTGCTATCGCAATCATTCTTGTCCTGAAAAGAGGGGATCAGTTGATCAGAGTCCTATGAAGAAGGTGCATACGGAGGCGGGTGGCCTTACATTCTGACGTCAGGGCAGCTGAAGCCGCTTCTTTTCAAATATAAATTGACAATTTCATCCGGGATCTAAGTGCCAAAGAAAAAGAGTTACTGGATAAGCAAAAACGATGTAAACCTCGCTTTCATAACCGTACAACTGGCGTAAAATCAGTGCCAAGAGCAGCGATAAATTTCTCGACGCTCTCGCGCTTTTCCTGACTAATTGTCTGACGAGTGAACCGATTCATCACTCTGGTTTCGATGGGCGGAACTTGAGACATGTTGGAACGAGATGTATAAATAACAACAAATGTCAACTCAATTTCGTAATTATCGAACTTTGTATAcgatgtatgtaaaaggtgttttaTTACTGCTTTGGCGAACGTGCACTATCTAATACTTTTTTTTGCACGCCACTATGCTAGGTGGGTCGGCTCAAGATACCGTCCTTTGTCAGGTGACCTCCGAAGACGTTTTCGGAACGCCAAGTAGCTCTCGACAGAGCAGCTCGTTTGCTAAGCTACGCGAGCTTCCACTTTACCTTAAGTTGAATGTAATTAGAAACTTGCCCGAGAATTTGCAAAAGGAAGCGCTCAAGGCCGAAGGGATAGGGCCAATTGAATGGATCAACTTCGAAAAGAGCAAGTGGCGAGAACAGCCCGGGCGGAAGTTTACTTGGAAAGAACTTCATAGTTTAGAACGCGAAGGGTATTTGA
This DNA window, taken from Schistocerca gregaria isolate iqSchGreg1 unplaced genomic scaffold, iqSchGreg1.2 ptg000883l, whole genome shotgun sequence, encodes the following:
- the LOC126324046 gene encoding mitochondrial chaperone BCS1-like isoform X1, whose translation is MEPSQLKSTQCKQASLLDLNAQYKRLLPLGFFVPKQLLEPAWLLLAGVGAAFVSAASGAVWAFLTDTLSYFSTLFVTSVEITSRDESYSWLIEWLNDQSWAANYRRVTLLTQYVVRNERPSLLFTPDVGKHFFWYKGCRIWMKRMRDSGPQDTYSAYGTNHETVTLMAWGNRRNLIEKLVLEAMEYSLKKEQARTSIYIRLHGAWQKQNELVPKRSLKTVFLAEGIKKSIVSDVEEFLASQQWYTERGIPYRRGYLLHGPPGTGKTSLVTAIAAHLDMSISVINLNSADINDTELLVIFTDVPTRRCLLLIEDIDAALVSNSRTKENSGCLGKITLAGLLNAIDGVSKQHGRVLFMTTNHIDVLDSALLRPGRVDVISELGLADRHQIRQIFASFYPSQAHLAEEFSKLVPEKTLSMAAIQAHLLQYKGNPTGALANAKNIKPAID
- the LOC126324046 gene encoding mitochondrial chaperone BCS1-like isoform X2, with amino-acid sequence MKRMRDSGPQDTYSAYGTNHETVTLMAWGNRRNLIEKLVLEAMEYSLKKEQARTSIYIRLHGAWQKQNELVPKRSLKTVFLAEGIKKSIVSDVEEFLASQQWYTERGIPYRRGYLLHGPPGTGKTSLVTAIAAHLDMSISVINLNSADINDTELLVIFTDVPTRRCLLLIEDIDAALVSNSRTKENSGCLGKITLAGLLNAIDGVSKQHGRVLFMTTNHIDVLDSALLRPGRVDVISELGLADRHQIRQIFASFYPSQAHLAEEFSKLVPEKTLSMAAIQAHLLQYKGNPTGALANAKNIKPAID
- the LOC126324045 gene encoding uncharacterized protein LOC126324045; the protein is MKGDKLDAPFIVERVEIEYADESARRKGLKGWIDAIKRGIATKSWINDKIIVDPLLGSYQDIDAFYNKLKLVLNDLRALGCQTNDFKFELDVSKKSLLESLTTAPSRCVLKSIIRKKNQLEMKVNVSNEGHKAAVQASINLKNYFGGYETISGSYMTTSGKSRYNFDFQKMLLNYPVGERSIHFRVTNLVHDYSKVSSFIEHQILISPSYQMGRHQFGYEAAFKNTDIMPESDECITFEGGSHLKSSIYYNWIKDTRDSRLIPTKGSRIVLSTELAGLIGDVYHVKGEVNSNINYKLSSTCAFHLIARAGTLKSLFGTTSKISDRFSFSETNPFYGFRYYGVGPRLGRGHYRGDHYWTLAMHFTYRMFEHAASSIFARSFCQIGSCFGTTQDQGMCNWLSRSGGCDLIRASVGLGVSAKFAFAQLDLLYSIPLLFSSRDQPKRWYFGICADFL
- the LOC126324047 gene encoding uncharacterized protein LOC126324047, with product MKHSVTSNEEPSIHRRKLTSKGHGYAAGIASAVTTTMTYPLDLIRTRFQVQGKKSIHLRYKSTIHAFKNIVQRQGIRGLYEGIVPALIGASMSWSLYLYGYTNLKNRAEKSGHTGTTSTLIIGTIVGAVLAPITNPIWVVKTRLQLQYVNCVPPGTAKHYNGMIDAFRKIWAEEGFSAFYKGLVPSIISSYHGAVQISTYDAISRCLVAGNPDRSIRGWEAFFAGGFSKILATISTQPLSVIKARLREQNVHVVSSDHYSGFFDAVVKTYKHEKLIGFAGGFSQAIQRMAFNSALFFYLVETLRNIFRNFDLMCEPAD
- the LOC126324049 gene encoding uncharacterized protein LOC126324049 codes for the protein MSQVPPIETRVMNRFTRQTISQEKRESVEKFIAALGTDFTPVIPDEIVNLYLKRSGFSCPDVRMTRMIAIAAENFIADIANEVLQRHKQMKSAQKRKDSKMVMTTEDLLPVLETYGINVRKQEYFANSTTVGLVKENN